GGCGGGACATGAAACTACTTTGCCGATTACGCTGGATCAGATGATTTACCATGCGCAATCTGTAGTTAGAGGTGCTTCACGTGCTTTAGTTGTCGTTGACCTTCCTTTTGGATCTTATCAGGGAAATTCAAAAGAAGCTTTGAATTCTGCTATCCGCATCATGAAAGAATCCGGTGCGCATGCCGTGAAGATGGAAGGTGGAACAGAAATCGTTGAATCTGTACAAAGAATTATTACAGCGGGAATTCCTGTAATGGGGCATTTAGGTTTAACGCCTCAATCTATCTATAAATTCGGAACTTATACTGTAAGGGCAAAGGATGAGGCTGAGGCTTATAAATTGAAAACAGATGCCAAGGCATTGCAGGAAGCAGGATGTTTTGCAGTGGTACTGGAAAAGATTCCGGCAACACTGGGTAAAGAGGTTTCTGAAGCGCTCGATATTCCTACTATAGGAATTGGTGCCGGCCCTGACTGCGACGGACAGGTGTTGGTAGTTAATGATATGATCGGTTTGACAAAAGGCTTTAAACCGCGTTTCTTGCGTCAGTATGTAAACCTTTACGACGGTATTTTAAACGCCGCGCAGTCTTATATTAAGGATGTGAAATCAAGTGATTTCCCTAATGAAAAAGAGCAGTACTAAGTTTTAGAATCAGGGGCTTAAAATTGCTCCACATACAAAGATGCCAATAACAGCAAAAGACATACTTTATGAAGATAATCACCTGATCGCTATTAGTAAGCGGGCAGGGGATATCGTTCAGATAGATGAAACCGGGGATGAACCCCTGGATGAGCAGGTAAAAAAATACCTCGCAAAAACCTATAATAAGCCAAACAGTGCTTTTCTTGGTGTGGTTCACCGCTTAGACAGACCTGTGAGTGGTGTAATTCTATTTGCAAAAACCAGTAAAGCACTGGAACGGATGAATGCTGTTTTCAAAAACAGAGAAGTTAAGAAAACCTATTGGGCAGTGGTTAGAAATAAACCTGCAAAAGCTTCGGGTACTTTGGTTCACTGGTTGGTTAAAAACCCACAAAAAAATGTAGTGACTCCACATAACGTAGAAGTGGCAGGAAGCCAGCGTGCGGAACTTAGTTATAGATTAATCGGAGAACTGAATGGTTATTACCTGATTGAAGTAGATCCCCTTACCGGAAGGTCACATCAGATCAGGGTACAGTTGTCAACCCTGGGATGTCCGATCGTGGGAGACAATAAGTATGGTTACCCCAGAGGGAGCAGAAAAGGAAGCATTTGTTTGCATGCCCGTCGTTTGCAATTTATTCATCCTGTAAAAAAGGAACCGGTAAATATCTTTGCCAGACTTCCGGTAGATGGCTTTTGGGAAAAGTTCGAGAACATGTAAAAACCGTAATTCAGAATAAATACGTTTTGAAGCGTATCTATTCTGAATTGGATTACGATCTAAGGGCGTTTAAAATTTTATTAATTAGGTTTGATGATTAGTACAATGCGGCAGTTGCTGCTTTGTCTTTTACAGACAATACTGTTGCACCAGATCCACATTGTCCGCCATTCATA
This region of Pedobacter steynii genomic DNA includes:
- the panB gene encoding 3-methyl-2-oxobutanoate hydroxymethyltransferase, with product MSVNKEVKRITTHILQAMKQRGEKIAMLTAYDYSMATILDDAGLDVLLVGDSASNVMAGHETTLPITLDQMIYHAQSVVRGASRALVVVDLPFGSYQGNSKEALNSAIRIMKESGAHAVKMEGGTEIVESVQRIITAGIPVMGHLGLTPQSIYKFGTYTVRAKDEAEAYKLKTDAKALQEAGCFAVVLEKIPATLGKEVSEALDIPTIGIGAGPDCDGQVLVVNDMIGLTKGFKPRFLRQYVNLYDGILNAAQSYIKDVKSSDFPNEKEQY
- a CDS encoding RluA family pseudouridine synthase, translating into MPITAKDILYEDNHLIAISKRAGDIVQIDETGDEPLDEQVKKYLAKTYNKPNSAFLGVVHRLDRPVSGVILFAKTSKALERMNAVFKNREVKKTYWAVVRNKPAKASGTLVHWLVKNPQKNVVTPHNVEVAGSQRAELSYRLIGELNGYYLIEVDPLTGRSHQIRVQLSTLGCPIVGDNKYGYPRGSRKGSICLHARRLQFIHPVKKEPVNIFARLPVDGFWEKFENM